The genome window ATTTTCCTTCAAAACCGGCCAATAGACCCTCTCCCCTTCCCTATCCGGCGGAGAGGGAGTCATTCTGAATTCTGAATTCTGAATTCTGTCTTTTGTGTCACCCTTTCCTAAGCGTATTTCCGAGTTCATCGGTGTCATCATCACGCCGGGTGACACCTGCCTCTTTCAGAACAGTGCCACACTGATCAATAGCCGCAATTAATCCAGCCGCGGCTTTTTTCTGCCGGATCGATGCAATCAGGTCGGTAACCAGTGAATCCCACGTTCCCGCCTTTACCTTGGCATTGATTCCGGAATCACCGACAATGAGCACACGGTGTTCCAGTTCTGAAATAAAAATGAGAATGCCCGACCGGTCACGGGTTCTAAAAACCTCTTCCGAAAGAAAAGCCTCGGCCGCCCGTGAAGTCACCGCCCGGTCTACTGAATCGCGATCGGCAAGCAACCGGATAACGAAGGGAATTCTAACCAGTAACAAGGTGGATAGCACACCAATGGTCAGTCCGATCAGAATGACTTCGAGAATACCCAGATCGTACCAGTAATTTCCGTATTCGAACCAGGCCAGGGCGGCCACCGTCCAGGTGGAGTTCAGATAAGTGAGCAACTTCCAGAATACCTCGGGATAGTCGGCAGAGGCATCGACGAAATACGGGACAATTTCACCCGACGATTTTTTTTCGGCCGCCTGAACCGCCGCCTCGATGTCATGAAGATCCTGTTGGGAAAAAAGTGACATTCTATACCTCCGGCTCCTGCTGACTCAGACAATGAAAACTTCCCAGACCCCAGATGATATCGGTGGAATCCAATCCGATCACTGGGCGGTCTTTAAATACCGATTCGAGAATGGCAATGGCTTCGTCATCCTGTTTACACCGATAGGTGGGAACCATGACGCCCGAGTTTGCAATGTAAAAATTGGCATAGGAAGCCGGCAGCCGCTGATCTTCATAGATAACAGGAGCCGGCATGGGAATTTCCACGATATCCATCTGTTTGCCCGATTCCAGCCGCATGGTTTTCAGCATTTTCAGGTTTTCCTGAAGGATGTCGTAATTCTCGTCGGACTTTTTCTTTTCTACCACGGTGACCACAGTGGTCGGATTCACAAACCTGGTGATATCATCAATATGTCCGTCGGTATCATCCCCCACAATTCCATCACCCAGCCAGAGAATGTGATCGACTCCATAGTATGAAACCAGAAATTCCTCGATCTGCGCCTGTGTCAGGTGCGGATTCCGGTTCTCATTCAGCAGACAGGCCGTGGTGGTAAGCAAGGTTCCGCGTCCGTTGAAATCCACCGACCCCCCTTCCATGACGATGCCCGGGTGATAAACCGGAATACCATAATATTCCGCTATCCGCGTCGGGACCACATCATCCAGGTCGAAGGGCGGGTATTTTCCTCCCCAGGCATTGTATCCCCAATCCACAATGACCTTTTTTTGGGATTCCTGCGGATTGATCAAAAAGGCCGGACCGTGATCGCGACACCAGGCATCATTGGTGGGAAAGCGATGAAAGAATACGTTGGATGGCAAGCCGCCGGTCGTTTCCAGCCAGTGACGGGCCGATTGTTCCATGGATTCATCATTGATGTTAATATGAACTTCCTCACCGCGGGCCATCTCCCGGATGAATTGCGAATAGACGGGGTAAACCGACTCGAGTTTGCCCGGCCAGGAGGCTTCCTTGTGTGGCCATGAGAGCCAGGTGGCTTTGTGTGGTTCCCATTCAGCGGGAAACCGGTAATTGAGTTTTTTCATGGGTTTTAATATGTACGCAAAGGCGCTAAGACGCAAAGAGTTTTTACTTCATTATTTGGACGAAAAGGCGCTAAGATTTTTTCATATAGATCTAAATACACTGGACTTTTTAAAAATTGTTTACTACTCGTTGAATTCCGGATTTAATGACCGGAACATTAAAATTCACCAGAAACCCCAACCGCTTTCCAGAAAGACGCATATAAGAAAGCAATTGTGATTTAAATACCGGCAGCACCAGATCGACTGATTTGATTTCAATAATGATTTCATCTTCAACAAGCAAATCCACAATATAGTGCTTGTCCAATTTCTGACCTTTGTATATGACTGGCAAACTTACCTGGCTAAGCGTATTCAGTTTTCTGATTTTTAATTCCTGAATCAGGCAAACCTCATAGACTGATTCCAGTAATCCGGGGCCCAGTTCAGCATGGACTGAGTAAAATGAATCAACAATTAATTTACTGATTACATTTAACTCCTCCGCAGATTTCAATTTAATTTCTCTTTTAAACTTATTCTATCTGTATTCTAAGCGCCTTACGTCCATATTACACATGGTATTCTTTGCGCCTTTGCGCCTTAGCGTCCATATTATTCCATCATTCAATCGATGAAACGCCGGAGGATCGGATCGTAAGCATCAATCCGGCGGTCACGGAGAAAAGGCCAATGCGTCCGGTAAGAATCAGAACGGGTAAGGTCGAGTGATTCCACATGGATGACTTCTTCATCATGGGAGGCTTTAAACAGCAGCCGGCCGAACGGATTGGCAACAAAAGACCCGCCCCAGAATTTCATCTGGCCTTCGACGCCTACGCGGTTCACCGAAATAACGG of Bacteroidota bacterium contains these proteins:
- a CDS encoding agmatine deiminase family protein, with translation MKKLNYRFPAEWEPHKATWLSWPHKEASWPGKLESVYPVYSQFIREMARGEEVHININDESMEQSARHWLETTGGLPSNVFFHRFPTNDAWCRDHGPAFLINPQESQKKVIVDWGYNAWGGKYPPFDLDDVVPTRIAEYYGIPVYHPGIVMEGGSVDFNGRGTLLTTTACLLNENRNPHLTQAQIEEFLVSYYGVDHILWLGDGIVGDDTDGHIDDITRFVNPTTVVTVVEKKKSDENYDILQENLKMLKTMRLESGKQMDIVEIPMPAPVIYEDQRLPASYANFYIANSGVMVPTYRCKQDDEAIAILESVFKDRPVIGLDSTDIIWGLGSFHCLSQQEPEV
- a CDS encoding TPM domain-containing protein, producing the protein MSLFSQQDLHDIEAAVQAAEKKSSGEIVPYFVDASADYPEVFWKLLTYLNSTWTVAALAWFEYGNYWYDLGILEVILIGLTIGVLSTLLLVRIPFVIRLLADRDSVDRAVTSRAAEAFLSEEVFRTRDRSGILIFISELEHRVLIVGDSGINAKVKAGTWDSLVTDLIASIRQKKAAAGLIAAIDQCGTVLKEAGVTRRDDDTDELGNTLRKG
- a CDS encoding GxxExxY protein; this encodes MKSAEELNVISKLIVDSFYSVHAELGPGLLESVYEVCLIQELKIRKLNTLSQVSLPVIYKGQKLDKHYIVDLLVEDEIIIEIKSVDLVLPVFKSQLLSYMRLSGKRLGFLVNFNVPVIKSGIQRVVNNF